AGCAGAATTGCTCCAAAATCCGTGGGATATATGATCGCCTCCCATGTATCGGCGGAACCGGGGCACAAGATAATACTCGATGTATTGGGCTTAAAACCCATGCTCTATATGGATATGCGTTTGGGTGAGGGAACGGGAGCTGCCCTGGGGATAAGCATTGTCGAGGCCGCCTGTAAGATTTTGTCCGAGATGGCTACCTTCGGTGAAGCTGGGGTATCGGAATCAATCGATGATTAATTCATTCTTTCACGCTTTGAAGTTTTTAACCATATTTCCAATTCCCGAGCCTAAAAGGCAGGATCTTAAAAGCCTGGGAAGATCCACAACATTTTTCCCATTGGTTGGATTGCTTTTGGGTTTAATTTTGGTTGCATTCAATTTTCTCCTTTCCTACTTTCTGCCGCACCGAGTGGTAAATTTTCTCTTAGTAATCTCATTAATCATCCTCACTCGGGGGATTCATCTCGATGGATTGGCCGACGGTGCGGATGGTTTTTTAGTGGGCGGCCAGAAAGACGAAATACTGAAAATCATGAGGGATACTCGGATAGGCACCTTTGGGACAACCGCCTTGTTTCTCACTTTGTTGCTTAAATTCCTTTTATTGGACTCACTTCCCAATGAGATCAAAAACTTTGCTTTGATTACCATGCCCTCGCTGGGGCGATGGTCCACGGTTTACGCCGCTTTTCTATACCCCGCAGCTCGAGGGGATGGTCTGGGGAAGATATTCATCGATAATACCAAATCATTTGAGCTTTTCGTTGCCTCATCAATCTCGTTATTGATTGGCATAGTCTGTTTCGGATCTGGATCCATCCATATTTTCGCCGGTCTGTTGTTGTTCACAACGGTCATCGCTCACTTTATGTCGAAAAGGATTTCGGGCATGACCGGAGATACGCTTGGGGCTATAACGGAGCTTTCCGAGGTTTGGATATTGCTTTCAATTTTGGTATTATTTAGCCACTAGCAAGCGACCTCAAATAGGGGATAATCAGTGTTACGGCTGTTTCTCATTCGGCATGGCGAGACCCAGTGGAATGTGGAATCGAAATATCTCGGTTCCACGGATTTAGGGTTGACTGAGAGAGGGAAACACCAGACTTTAGCTTTAGCCCGGAGACTTAGGGGAGAATCCTTGAATTCAATCTATTCCAGTTCTTCAAAACGAGCCCTCACCACCGCTCAAGCCATCGCCGATATTCATGGATTGGAGATCAAGGTGCTTCCTCAAATGAATGAGATTAACTATGGGGAGTGGGAGGGACTCACTTACGATGAGATAAACAGGGACTACCCCCAATTTATGGAGAGATGGGCTGCGGGTGAGGAAGGTCTTCCTCCAGGAGGAGAGTCATTACCTTCCTTTAAAAGCCGTGTGAGTGAAGGCTTGCAACTAGTTATTGAAAATATGAAGGGAAAAGTCGTTATGGTCACCCACGCTGGTCCGATCAGAGTCGTAATTTGCGAGATTCTGGGTTTGGATTTTTCTAATTTTTGGAAGATAAAACAGGATAGCGCCGCTCTCAATGTTATTGATTTTTATGATGGGAAGGGCATAATTTCATTGCTCAATGACACCTGCCATTTGAGGTGGGATTAGTTTGGCCTCTTCTTGAGAGGTTGAATCGGCTTATGCTAAAATTTTCCTACAATTTGGTGGCTTTTTCGATATGAGGAGATAAAATTGAATGATATTTGCCGTCCTGAATTAGATGCGTTAAAACCATATAAACCCGGAAAACCAATTTCCGAAGTTCAACGTGAACTAAAGCTTAAGAAAGTGATTAAATTAGCGTCCAATGAGTCTCCATATCCACCATTTCCTCCAGCTATAGCTGCGGTAGAAAGGATACTCCGTGGTCTGAATAGATATCCTGATGCCAATTGCACTGCTCTTAAGGAAAGGTTGGCCTCTTTTCTTGATGTTCCCGAGCTAAATATCATGATAGGCAATGGGTCAAACGAGCTCGTCAGACTAATCGCCAATGCCGTATTAAATCCGGACGAGGAAGTGATATTTGCTAAACCATCCTTCATCGTTTATCCAACGGTGACCAAGATGATGGGGGGTATTTGTAGGGAGATTCCCCTTAAAGATTTCAGACACGACCTACCTGCAATGCTCAAAGCCGTGACTAAAAAGACTAAAATGATCATAATCTGCAATCCCAACAATCCCACGGGAACCATAGTATTTAAAGACGAAGTGAGTGAATTTTTGGAGAAAATTCGGGAAGGGGTAGTGGTCGTATTCGACGAAGCTTATTCTGAATATGTTGAGGATGAAAGATATCCTAATGGAATTGATTATTTCCGCCAAGGGAAGTTAGTCGCCGTTTTACGCACCTTTTCCAAGATATACAGTTTGGCTGGTTTTCGTATAGGTTATGGTGTGGCTCCCGATTTTCTGGTGGAGGCGGTGAGCAAGATCAGGGAGCCCTTTAATGTGAATGCCTTGGCACAGGCTGCAGCTCTAGCCAGCCTCGATTGCCAGGATGAAGTGAGTAGAAGAAAGCGCTTGAACGCCCAAGGTAAAAGATATCTTTATGGGGAATTTGAAAGACTGGGCTTGGAATATGTTCCAACCGAAGCCAATTTTATATGGGTAAATGTGGAGCGGGATTCTCAAGAGATTTTTAAGAAATTGCTTGCGCATGGAGCGATCGTAAGAACTGGAGATATTTTTGGCTATGATACTTACCTCAGGGTAACCATTGGAACCCAGAGGGAGAATGAGGAGTTTATTGTAGCTCTTAAGGAAGTGTTAAAGAATCGTTGAAGGTTCAAGGTTGAAGGGTTATGGGTTAAGGGTTTATCAATATCGAATAAAACATAAGGGTGGTGACATATATGATAGTGGTCATGAAGAAGGGGGCAACTCAGGAACAAATCGATCACGTGGTGGAGAAGTTGAAGAGCGTGGGTGTGGAGACGGATATTTCTCGAGGTAAGTACAGAACGGTCATTGGCGTAATTGGCGAGGAGGATCAGGTTGCTCTTCTACCACTCATCGCTTTTCCGGGTGTCGACAAAGTTATGCCCGTACTTAAGCCTTTCAAACTGGTGAGTAGAGAGTTCCAGCCTGAGGACACCATCATTAGAATAGACGAAGTCAGCATGGGCGGGGGGTCTTTTACGGTCATCGCCGGTCCTTGCTCGGTGGAGAGTGAGGAACAGGTGCTCATCACGGCAAAAGCTGTCAAGAGGGCAGGAGCTTCCATCCTCAGGGGGGGAGCCTTTAAACCTCGCACATCTCCTTACAGCTTCCAGGGACTAGGCGAAGACGGGTTAAAAATTTTGGCCAAAGCTCGGGGTGAGACCGGTCTCCCCATAGTTACCGAAGTCATGGACACCAGAGATATAGATTTAGTGGCCGAATATGCGGATATTCTGCAAATAGGTGCACGCAATATGCAAAATTTCCTCCTCCTCAAAGCCGTTGGTGAACAGCCCAAACCCATTTTGCTCAAAAGAGGTTTTAGCAATACCATTGAGGAACTTCTCATGGCTGCGGAATACATCGTCAAAGCGGGTAACGAGGATGTCATCCTCTGCGAGAGAGGAATAAGAACTTTTGAGACCTATACTAGGAATACCCTAGATTTGAGCGCGGTCCCCGTCGTTAAAAATTTAAGCCACTTACCCGTAGTGGTAGATCCATGTCACGCCACTGGAAGAAGCGATTTAATAGAACCCTTAAGCCTGGCGGCTTTATCCGTGGGTGCCGATGGGATCATGGTCGAAGTCCATCCCCATCCGGAGGAAGCATTGTGTGACGGACCCCAGTCTCTAACCCTTGATGCCTTTAACAACATGATGAGGAAAATTAAGCCTTTAGCCAAGATTTTGGGGAAAAAGATGAAGGTCTGATTGAGGATGAATGATTTTAAGCAAATTACCATCATCGGGGTGGGTTTAATCGGGGGCTCCCTCGGTTTAGCCTTTAAAAATCTTTCTGAACCACCCCTAATTGTAGGAGTTGCGCGACACAAGGAAACGATAACGCGAGCTCTTGAGGTTGGAGCTATAGATAAGGGCGCGACTTCCTACATCGAAGGCGTAAAGAATGCAAATATCATCTTCATAGCCACGCCTGTGGGATCCATTGTGGACATCGTTCGAAAGATTTATCCCCATCTTGAATCGGGGACCATCATAACGGATGTGGGGAGTACCAAAGCGAACATCGTTCACGGTGTGGAAGCATTTCTCCCCAAGTATCTTCATTTTATCGGCGGTCATCCCATGACGGGTTCCGAAAGGACGGGAGTTCAAGCCGCCAGCGCTTCTTTATTCAAGAATGCCTACTATCTTTTAACCCCCACTCCTCGCACGAATATGAACGCCTTTCAACACCTGCATTCCCTGTTAACAAAAATAGGTGCCTTGATTTTGGCCATAGATCCCGATAAACACGATAAAATATTGGCAACCATCAGTCACTTACCACATATTCTCTCAGCGACCTTAGTGGATTTTGCTCTTAAGCAGACCACCGAGACGGAAAATCCTCTTCTACTAGCCGCAGGGGGCTTTCGGGATATGACCCGAATCGCTGTGAGTAGCCCAGAGATTTGGTCCGATATTTGTTTGGAAAATGATGCCGCAATTCTTGAAGCCTTAGAGGAATTCCAGCGGGAAATCGAGGATTTCTCAAGGTTCATCAAAAAGAGGGATCGCGATGGTCTGGTTAAAAAGCTTGAGGAAGCCCGTAAAACCAGGCTGGGACTTCCCTCCTTCGTATACAAGGACCTTGCGCAACTTCGCGAGTTATCTATACCCGTGATCGACAAGCCTGGGGTGATAAGTGATATTACGGTGACCATCGGTGGCATGGGTATAAACATTGAAAATATTGAAATCGTTCCCTCTACCGAATATTCGGGGATTTTAAAATTGGTCATCGCCGGGGATGAAAATTCCTCAAAGGTTGCTGAAGCTCTCCGTGCCAAAGGCTACGAGGTTTCAATAAGAAGCCTTTATAATAGGGAAGTGCGTTAGGATATATGATTCAGAATTCAAGATACAGGATTAGATGTATTATTAACAAGATGGGTTAACACTATGGTCGGGTTAGCTTAATCCTTACAGCTTACGCTTATAGCTGAACTTAAGAGGTAGCAATGGAGTTAAAAATAGCAAAGGTAAGCGGTCTTCGAGGGGTAATTAAGGTACCCGGAGACAAATCTATCTCTCATCGAGCTCTTATAATTGGCTCTTTGACATCGGGAAAGACCTCCATCCTCAATTTCCTTTCAGCCGCTGATTGTCTCTCCACACTGGCTTGCATCCAAGCTCTCGATGTTAGGGTGGAGATTCTCAAACCAGGCAGTCTAATCATTCATGGAGTGGGTCTTCACGGTTTAAGAGAGCCTCAGGATGTCCTGAATGTAGGAAACTCCGGCACAACATTGCGTGTTCTGCCGGGTGTTCTAGCTGGTCAAAATTTCTTTTCGGTGCTTACTGGAGATCAATCGATAAGAAGAAGGCCCATGGTTAGGGTGATGGATCCTCTGCGCCAAATGGGTGCCCAAATATGGGCGAGAAATGGTGGTTATGCTCCCATTGCTATTTTAGGTCGGTCCCTTCACGGGATTACTTATACCATGCCCATTCCAAGCGCCCAGGTTAAGACCTGCCTCTTACTCGCTGGTCTTCTCGCTGAAGGGAAAACCATTATTACAGAGCTCCACCAATCGAGGGATCACACGGAGCGAATGTTAAAATTCCTGGAAGCTGATATTGATGTTCATGGTACAACTTACTCAATTATAGGTCAGAGCTCTCTTGAGTCCGTTGAGATCGATATCCCCGGGGATGTATCATCCGCCGCCTTCTTGACCGTGGGTGCCCTAATCACTCCTCAATCTGAGTTGATAATCCAGGGTGTGGGAGTTAATCCCACTCGAACTGGAGCGTTAGAGGTATTAAAAAAGATGGGGGCGCACATTGAGCTAAAGGAATTTTGCGTGAAGAGTAATGAACCTCGTGCTGATATCCTGGTTAGATCCAGTAAACTCTCAGGGGTAACCATAGGTGGAGAGATAATTCCCAGACTTATAGATGAACTCCCGGTTCTAGCAGTGGCTGCAACACAAGCTGAGGGTATAACCGTGGTTAAAGGTGCGCAGGAGTTGCGAGTAAAGGAGACCGACAGGATCTCAGCTACTTGCACTAATTTAAGGAAGCTGGGAGCGGATATTGAAGAGCTTGATGACGGATTCATTATCAAGGGACCCACGAAGCTTAAAGGGGCTGTATGCGGGAGTTATGGTGATCATAGGATGGCTATGGCTTTGAGTATAGCCGGTTTGGTTGCTGAAGGCACCACCATTATTGAAGGTTCAGAGTGCATCGATATCTCCTTCCCTGGCTTTGAAAAAGCCCTGAAGGATTTAATTTGCTAACCCTTGACCACAAAGCCGATTAATCTCAATGCAATCTCTCATCACCGATACCCAGACGCGCCATAGTTTTCCGATGACACGTCCCATGAGCGGCTATATAATTGAGGCGAGGGAGTGAGATGATCATAGCCATTGATGGTCCGGCTGCATCTGGAAAGAGCTCCGTGGCCAAGCGAATTGCTCAAAAACTTGGGCTCAGGTATATAGATACCGGAGCCATGTATCGTGCTCTAACCTGGAAGGCTCTCCAGGAAAGGATTGATATTTTTGATGAGGAAGCTTTGGTAGCTTTGGCAAAGCAGGTGAAGATTCATTTCGTCAGACCAAAGGAGGGAATAGAGGAAAGGATATTCGTCGATGATATCGATGTGACCGAAGGCATTCGCTCTCCGAAGGTAGGCGGTGCGGTCTCCATCGTCTCCAGAGTGCCCGAGGTAAGACGGGTTATGGTTGAGGAGCAGCGCGCGTTAGCCATAAAGGATGCTGTAGTGGAGGGGCGCGATATAGGAACTGTTGTTTTTCCCGATGCAGAAGTAAAGATATTTTTAACCGCTTTTCCCAGTGAGAGGGCGAGGAGAAGAAAAAGGGAGCTGGAGGAGAAGGGGCATAAGGTGGATATAACTTTAGTGGAACGGGAGATCATTACCAGGGACGAAATTGATAGCACTAGGCTGGCGAGCCCACTGTCGAAAGCCTACGATGCTCTCTTGATTGATACCACGGAAAAAAGTATCGATCAAGTGGTCGATGAAATCCTTGGGTATATCGAAGGAAGAGAAGAAGAGAAGAAGTGATATGGGCTCCTGAGCTGAATCCACTTTTAAGGGAGAAGATTGCATTGCTTTATAGCCTCGCTTATGTGGTATTTATAATTTTATTCAAGTTTTTATATCGATTCTCCGTGTCCGGGAAAGAAAATCTTCCAAAAACGGAACCATTCATCATTGCTGCCAATCACATGAGTTATGTTGATCCCATCGTCCTTGGTTTAGCCGCTTATCCCAGAAGGATTTATTTTATGGCTAAGGAGGAGTTATTCAAGATACCCATTCTGAATTGGCTTATAAGGGCGCTAAATGCTTTTCCCGTGCGTAGGGGTAAATCCGATAAAAAGGCATTTCAAATGGCTCTTGAGCTCCTTCTAGGGGGGAAAGTTGTAGGACTCTTCCCTGAGGGAACGCGCCATCGTGGGAAGTTGGGTCCCGCTCATAGTGGAGTAGCGATCTTGGCGCTTAAGACCGGAGTCCCGGTGATCCCCATCGCCATCATTGGAACCGATAAGATTCTTCCTGACGGAAAGCATATTCCAAGATTCCCTCGAATCAGAGCGGTGATAGGGAAACCCATATATGTAAATAGGGGGGAATTCAAGGTTAAGGAGAGCATTTTGGATATGACCAATTACATAATGAGCCACATCGCTGATTTGATAAAAGGGAGTTTAGGGTGAGAATTGAATTGGCAGAACACGCAGGTTATTGCTATGGAGTGGAGCGCGCTCTTAAGCTTGCAAGGCAAGCTGCTCGTGCTTACCCCAAGCCCATTTATACTCTGGGTCCAATCATCCATAATCCCCAGGTGGTTAAATCCTTGGAAGAGCAGGGGATATATCCCGCATCCAATTTGAATGAGATTAGAAAGGGAACAATGATCATTCGGTCTCATGGAGTTGACCCTCAAATTATTACGGGGGCGAAGAAAAAGGGCATCCATATTGTCGATGCCACATGTCCTTTCGTTAAAAAAGCCCAACAGCGAGCTTCAAAGTTGGTCAGGGAAGGATATGAATTGGTGATAGTGGGTGAGCGTGATCATCCGGAAGTCATTGGAATTTTGGCTCATGCCGGTGGCAAGGCTTTAGTTGCGGAAAAACCAAGCGATCTCGAATCTCTTAAGGGCAAAAAGAAGATTGGGGTGGTAGTCCAAACCACCCAACCCGAGGAGAATTTAAAACTGGTCGTCGGTGAATTGCTCACAAGGGCGACCGAGATTAAAGTGTTCAATACCATTTGCGATGCTACGATCAAGAGACAAGCCGTTGCCAGGGAACTGGCAAAGCGTGTGGATATCATGCTCATTGTAGGTGGTAAAAACAGCGCCAATACTTCACGATTGGCGCAGATCTGTCGGCAGACAAATCCTCAAACCCATCATATCGAAACCGCTAAAGAGCTCAATCCCGCCTGGTTTGAAACAAATTCTCATGTTGGGGTCACCGCTGGAGCGTCCACTCCGGACTGGATATTAAGGGAAGTAGTCGACAGGCTCTCACAAATTTCTCAATGATATCTCGCCAGTCGTGGTTCATGGTTCGTTAGAAAATTAATTGAATTGAGCGAGGAAGGTAAAGAATATGTTACCTTTGGTAGCAATCGTGGGGAGAGCGAATGTGGGAAAATCCATGCTGGTAAACAGGATTGCAGCCAGCTCTGAGGCGATCGTAGATAAGGTGCCCGGTGTAACTAGGGATAGAAATTATATTCAAGCCGACTGGCGGGGAAGATCCTTTACTCTTATCGATACGGGGGGACTTGATTTTACGAAGTCTCTTCCCATGTCGGAAGCGGTGGTTAAGCAAGTCCTTCTCGCTGTGGAGGAAGCCGATGCCATTATCTTTGTGGTCGATGGACTCAGTGGGTTACTTCCCGATGATAATGAGATTGCCAATATTTTAAGGACCTCAAATAAGCCCGTATTATTGGCGGTGAACAAAGTAGATGATCTCACCCGAGATGAGGCCAAATACCAATTCTATGAGTTGGGGTTGGGGGAACCTTTGGCCATCTCGGCCATGCATGGTTTGGGGATCGAAGATTTACTCGATGAGCTCGTTCAATTCCTTCCCAAAGCCATCGAGGAGAGAAGGGAGGAATTAAGCGTTGCCATTGTGGGGAGACCAAATGTTGGGAAATCATCGATCCTCAATAGGTTGTTGGGGCAGGAGAGAGCCATTGTCAGTGAGATACCGGGAACCACCAGAGATGCTATAGATACCCTTCTCGTTCGTGATGGCAAACGATATCGATTCATCGACACGGCCGGTTTGAGACGAAAGGGAAGAATCAAAGAGGATATAGAGTATTATGGTTTTGTTCGTGCCTTGAGGACTTTAGATGTGGCGGATGTAGCTCTGATCATTCTCGATGCTTTGGAGGGAGCAACTGAGCAGGATCAAAAGGTGGGAGAGCTCGCTGAGAGTCGTGGGTGTGCGAGCATCATTCTCCTCAATAAGTGGGATTTGGTGAAAAAGAAAAGCACCGAGAATCTAATTCTTAATGTAAAGTATAGGTTTAGATTTTTATACTATGCCCCATTGCTTTGCATTTCTGCCCTTACAGGGGAGGGAATCGGAGATATATTTCCAAATTTAGATATAATAGCCAATGAATACAAGAAGAGGATCTCCACCCCAAAATTAAATGATTTCATACAGCGATTGCTCGCAGAGGGCTACATCCTCACGAAGAGGTGCAGGAAGCTTAAGATATCATATGTAACTCAAGTGGGAACGAAACCACCGGTTTTTGTCTTTTTCGTGAATCATCCAGAAATCGTCGATCCATCCTATCAGAGATACTTGGGGAACAAGATAAGGGAAACATTTGGATTTAAGGGCTGTCCACTTCGTCTTAAATTCAGAAAGAAGTGAGCCAGATTGTTGGAGATATTTAAGAGCATCTTCGCAATAATCGCCGGTTACCTTTTGGGATCCATTCCCTTTGGATTGATCATGGGAAAGATGGGTTACGGGATTGATATTCGAGAGTTCGGGAGCGGTAATGTTGGAGCCACAAATGTCTTTAGGGTTTTGGGTACCCTACCTGGTGTGCTTGTCCTCGTTGGGGATTTTCTAAAGGGTGCCCTTTCCCTGCTTCTGACCAGTTATCTCTTTCCCAATGCACCCACCCTTCTAGGAAGCCATGAGCAAGTTGTGTTGACCGATGCAATCGTCGTAGTTCTTGCGGGTATGGCCGCCATCTTAGGTCATAGTTGGTCGATTTATCTGAAGTTCTCGGGCGGGAAGGGAGTGGCTACCGGGGCTGGGGTTCTCACCGTTTTGGCGCCAAATGTCACGGGTATTCTCTTTCTCATCTGGCTTTTGATCGTGATGGCCACCAGATATGTTTCCCTGGCCTCGATAACCACTGCTTTTATCCTTCCTCTTTTGATGCTCTATTTTCAAGCCGGAAATTATCCCTATATTTTATTCAGTATCCTCGCCACCATCGTAATTGTCTATAAGCATAAAGCGAATATAAAAAGACTTTTGGCTGGGGAGGAATTGAAGTTTGGGATTTCGTTCCCAGGAAAGGAAAGGAAAGTAATGGAGAGAATTGCTGTTATTGGTGCAGGTAGTTGGGGCACGGCGATTTCCACCCTTCTTGCAAAAAAGGGATTTTCAGTTACCTTATGGGCTAGAGACAGCGATTTAGCAGAAGCTATGCAAAATTTGCGACGCAATCCTCGATATTTACCCGAACTCCTCCTTCCCAAAAATTTGTATATTACAGGTGATCTCTCCAAAGCTCTTTCAAAAGTGGAGATAGTAACCCTGGCTGTGCCCTCTCACGCTATGCGTTCGATCATTCGAATGCTTAAAGATGAGTTAAAATCCAATATACTCATCGTGAGCTTAACAAAGGGAATAGAAGTTGATACCCTCATGCGAATGTCAGAGATCATTCAAGGCGAACTCTCATCCACTTTCCAGGTGAATATCGGAGTACTTTCGGGTCCTAACCATGCTGAGGAAGTTGCTCAGGAAATTCCCACCGCTACCGTAGTCTCAGCTTTCGATAAAGGTTTAGCCTTGAAACTCCAAGAGGTGTTCATGACTCCTTATTTCAGAGTTTACACCAATCCGGATGTGGTTGGGGTTGAACTCGGTGGAGCCACCAAAAATGTAATTGCCATTGCGGTGGGAATATCCGATGGACTGGGTTACGGTGACAATACCAAGGCTTCCCTGATGACCAGGGGACTAGCGGAGATGACTCGCTTGGGTGTGACTTTAGGTGCTCGATCTTTGACCTTCGCTGGACTTTCAGGAGTTGGCGATCTTATTGCCACTTGTACCAGCCGTCATAGCAGAAATCGAGCTGTAGGTGAAAAGCTTGGCAGGGGAATGAGCTTATCCCAAATACTGCGAGAGACGACAATGGTTGCAGAGGGCATCCGCACAGCGAAAGCGGTTTATCAGCTCGCTCAAAAATATGGGGTTGATATGCCCATAACCAAGAGCGTAGTAGAAGTGATTTACTTTGGTAAAGATCCTCACGATTGTGTGGTAGAACTCATGTCAAGGGGACCAACCGAGGAGATAAAAGAGAGGGGAATTTAAATGGTGGAATTTTTTTGGGTAGTGGTTGTCCTGATAATTACATTCTTATTATTCGCCTTACTGGCAAAGATGTGGTCCGCTCATCATTAAAAATTCAGGATTTCTAAATTTCAAAGCATATGAAGGTTACCTTGAATAAAGATTTTACCTTAGATATAATGAGGTCGATAAATGACCAAATAGAAACGGGGCGTGGCGCAGCCTGGTTAGCGCACCAGACTGGGGGTCTGGGGGTCGGCGGTTCAAATCCGCTCGCCCCGACCAGGTCAGAATATTAGAAGGGCCAGAAATGACCCTTCTTTTTTGTCTGTGAGTCAAGGAATATTTTTTTCTAACAAAAG
The DNA window shown above is from Actinomycetota bacterium and carries:
- the aroA gene encoding 3-phosphoshikimate 1-carboxyvinyltransferase, coding for MELKIAKVSGLRGVIKVPGDKSISHRALIIGSLTSGKTSILNFLSAADCLSTLACIQALDVRVEILKPGSLIIHGVGLHGLREPQDVLNVGNSGTTLRVLPGVLAGQNFFSVLTGDQSIRRRPMVRVMDPLRQMGAQIWARNGGYAPIAILGRSLHGITYTMPIPSAQVKTCLLLAGLLAEGKTIITELHQSRDHTERMLKFLEADIDVHGTTYSIIGQSSLESVEIDIPGDVSSAAFLTVGALITPQSELIIQGVGVNPTRTGALEVLKKMGAHIELKEFCVKSNEPRADILVRSSKLSGVTIGGEIIPRLIDELPVLAVAATQAEGITVVKGAQELRVKETDRISATCTNLRKLGADIEELDDGFIIKGPTKLKGAVCGSYGDHRMAMALSIAGLVAEGTTIIEGSECIDISFPGFEKALKDLIC
- the cobS gene encoding adenosylcobinamide-GDP ribazoletransferase; translated protein: MINSFFHALKFLTIFPIPEPKRQDLKSLGRSTTFFPLVGLLLGLILVAFNFLLSYFLPHRVVNFLLVISLIILTRGIHLDGLADGADGFLVGGQKDEILKIMRDTRIGTFGTTALFLTLLLKFLLLDSLPNEIKNFALITMPSLGRWSTVYAAFLYPAARGDGLGKIFIDNTKSFELFVASSISLLIGIVCFGSGSIHIFAGLLLFTTVIAHFMSKRISGMTGDTLGAITELSEVWILLSILVLFSH
- a CDS encoding prephenate dehydrogenase; this encodes MNDFKQITIIGVGLIGGSLGLAFKNLSEPPLIVGVARHKETITRALEVGAIDKGATSYIEGVKNANIIFIATPVGSIVDIVRKIYPHLESGTIITDVGSTKANIVHGVEAFLPKYLHFIGGHPMTGSERTGVQAASASLFKNAYYLLTPTPRTNMNAFQHLHSLLTKIGALILAIDPDKHDKILATISHLPHILSATLVDFALKQTTETENPLLLAAGGFRDMTRIAVSSPEIWSDICLENDAAILEALEEFQREIEDFSRFIKKRDRDGLVKKLEEARKTRLGLPSFVYKDLAQLRELSIPVIDKPGVISDITVTIGGMGINIENIEIVPSTEYSGILKLVIAGDENSSKVAEALRAKGYEVSIRSLYNREVR
- a CDS encoding histidine phosphatase family protein, translated to MLRLFLIRHGETQWNVESKYLGSTDLGLTERGKHQTLALARRLRGESLNSIYSSSSKRALTTAQAIADIHGLEIKVLPQMNEINYGEWEGLTYDEINRDYPQFMERWAAGEEGLPPGGESLPSFKSRVSEGLQLVIENMKGKVVMVTHAGPIRVVICEILGLDFSNFWKIKQDSAALNVIDFYDGKGIISLLNDTCHLRWD
- the cmk gene encoding (d)CMP kinase, with protein sequence MIIAIDGPAASGKSSVAKRIAQKLGLRYIDTGAMYRALTWKALQERIDIFDEEALVALAKQVKIHFVRPKEGIEERIFVDDIDVTEGIRSPKVGGAVSIVSRVPEVRRVMVEEQRALAIKDAVVEGRDIGTVVFPDAEVKIFLTAFPSERARRRKRELEEKGHKVDITLVEREIITRDEIDSTRLASPLSKAYDALLIDTTEKSIDQVVDEILGYIEGREEEKK
- the hisC gene encoding histidinol-phosphate transaminase — encoded protein: MNDICRPELDALKPYKPGKPISEVQRELKLKKVIKLASNESPYPPFPPAIAAVERILRGLNRYPDANCTALKERLASFLDVPELNIMIGNGSNELVRLIANAVLNPDEEVIFAKPSFIVYPTVTKMMGGICREIPLKDFRHDLPAMLKAVTKKTKMIIICNPNNPTGTIVFKDEVSEFLEKIREGVVVVFDEAYSEYVEDERYPNGIDYFRQGKLVAVLRTFSKIYSLAGFRIGYGVAPDFLVEAVSKIREPFNVNALAQAAALASLDCQDEVSRRKRLNAQGKRYLYGEFERLGLEYVPTEANFIWVNVERDSQEIFKKLLAHGAIVRTGDIFGYDTYLRVTIGTQRENEEFIVALKEVLKNR
- the aroF gene encoding 3-deoxy-7-phosphoheptulonate synthase, coding for MIVVMKKGATQEQIDHVVEKLKSVGVETDISRGKYRTVIGVIGEEDQVALLPLIAFPGVDKVMPVLKPFKLVSREFQPEDTIIRIDEVSMGGGSFTVIAGPCSVESEEQVLITAKAVKRAGASILRGGAFKPRTSPYSFQGLGEDGLKILAKARGETGLPIVTEVMDTRDIDLVAEYADILQIGARNMQNFLLLKAVGEQPKPILLKRGFSNTIEELLMAAEYIVKAGNEDVILCERGIRTFETYTRNTLDLSAVPVVKNLSHLPVVVDPCHATGRSDLIEPLSLAALSVGADGIMVEVHPHPEEALCDGPQSLTLDAFNNMMRKIKPLAKILGKKMKV
- a CDS encoding 4-hydroxy-3-methylbut-2-enyl diphosphate reductase, which gives rise to MRIELAEHAGYCYGVERALKLARQAARAYPKPIYTLGPIIHNPQVVKSLEEQGIYPASNLNEIRKGTMIIRSHGVDPQIITGAKKKGIHIVDATCPFVKKAQQRASKLVREGYELVIVGERDHPEVIGILAHAGGKALVAEKPSDLESLKGKKKIGVVVQTTQPEENLKLVVGELLTRATEIKVFNTICDATIKRQAVARELAKRVDIMLIVGGKNSANTSRLAQICRQTNPQTHHIETAKELNPAWFETNSHVGVTAGASTPDWILREVVDRLSQISQ
- a CDS encoding lysophospholipid acyltransferase family protein codes for the protein MIWAPELNPLLREKIALLYSLAYVVFIILFKFLYRFSVSGKENLPKTEPFIIAANHMSYVDPIVLGLAAYPRRIYFMAKEELFKIPILNWLIRALNAFPVRRGKSDKKAFQMALELLLGGKVVGLFPEGTRHRGKLGPAHSGVAILALKTGVPVIPIAIIGTDKILPDGKHIPRFPRIRAVIGKPIYVNRGEFKVKESILDMTNYIMSHIADLIKGSLG
- the der gene encoding ribosome biogenesis GTPase Der, with the protein product MLPLVAIVGRANVGKSMLVNRIAASSEAIVDKVPGVTRDRNYIQADWRGRSFTLIDTGGLDFTKSLPMSEAVVKQVLLAVEEADAIIFVVDGLSGLLPDDNEIANILRTSNKPVLLAVNKVDDLTRDEAKYQFYELGLGEPLAISAMHGLGIEDLLDELVQFLPKAIEERREELSVAIVGRPNVGKSSILNRLLGQERAIVSEIPGTTRDAIDTLLVRDGKRYRFIDTAGLRRKGRIKEDIEYYGFVRALRTLDVADVALIILDALEGATEQDQKVGELAESRGCASIILLNKWDLVKKKSTENLILNVKYRFRFLYYAPLLCISALTGEGIGDIFPNLDIIANEYKKRISTPKLNDFIQRLLAEGYILTKRCRKLKISYVTQVGTKPPVFVFFVNHPEIVDPSYQRYLGNKIRETFGFKGCPLRLKFRKK